A stretch of DNA from Doryrhamphus excisus isolate RoL2022-K1 chromosome 6, RoL_Dexc_1.0, whole genome shotgun sequence:
CTCTGTTTTGAGAGAGGTTGCTGGAAAGCATCCTCAACAGGATCCCAAAACTCGCTGTGGGGTTATTGATAATCACAACTCCATTTCAGTCAATTTTTACAGCAGTGTGACTTGAGCGTTTACCTCATAAGTAGCTACAATGATACCCTGAGCGCCCTTTTTGGATGTGCCATGGTAGGACACCGGCCACTCTCCATGCTTGGAATGTGTGGTCGTGGAATAACCTCGCTCTCCCAGCCAGGCGTTACCATCTGGATACTTATCCCAAACCTGAAAAGCAGAGGAATTTTAGAGTTATGTGCATCTGATTCCTTGGTGGACGAAGCCGCTCCAGTGCTGTcaacatccagcagctttatctacctctgcatgctctttaaaatgttgcaactCAACTGTCACTTGCACTGTTATTTATACTACATTTTCAGTTGATTTAATTAGGTTGTTAAAAAAGCAAGTGTCTTTGTTGTACCTTGAGAGCAATGCGCAGCCATCCACAGGGTCGCTGGTACACTTCGCCACCACGGTAATAAGTTTGAGTGTCTTTGATGTGAGTGAAGTCAAAGTCGTAGCGACTGTCGAAGAACTCGTCCTCGTCTATGAGGAGACCCATTTGTCCTGCATTTCTGCatccaaaaacacacagaagtgctttacacacattttaaaaaatcactgaTACACATCATTTGtaccaaaaagttttttttttccacatttcatgAACCCCTTCAATGCACCAGCCAAATGTTTAGTAGTTTTGAAATGGGAAAATAAGCTCCGCACATTAGTGTCTTTTCTCCTTACCGCCCCATGGCTGCAGACATGAACCCTTGGACGCACATAGTCGACGCACCAAAGTTTGCAAGATTGTTTCTGGAGGTCTGCGCCTGGAAGGAGGTGATCGGAGTGTTGCAGAGCACAGAGAGGGCCTCCAACCTGACATCTCTGTCTACCATCTTGACGTGGATCGCAACTACAAAGACTTGCAGGTGATCTCGTCCAAACAGTCCACCTTCCCCACCAGGCTGTACTTATAAGCTTTCTTGTGTGAGGGTGTTATTAAGACAACCTAGAACACCTGAGGATCTCTACTTTGCAGACGAGCTCATTAAGAGGACATTGGGGCAATCAAAAGAGACTGAACAGAAATGTATAACATTTATCAATATGAATTACTAATAAGAGCAgcaaaatatgatataaaaGACAAAGTCATCACAACTATTCCATGTTTTCATCATATAAGCAGATTTAACAAAGCACATCACTATCAATAAGGCCAATAGCGTCCTGGTCCAAGTCCCGTTAGGGTGGAGAGGGATGTCCAGTTCAGAAAGATGAGGGTATTGGAGGAGACTACTCTGTGGAGTTTTCATCTTCCCCCTGTGCTCAtctgggttttctctgggttctCCGGGTGGAGC
This window harbors:
- the LOC131130841 gene encoding uncharacterized protein LOC131130841, producing the protein MVDRDVRLEALSVLCNTPITSFQAQTSRNNLANFGASTMCVQGFMSAAMGRNAGQMGLLIDEDEFFDSRYDFDFTHIKDTQTYYRGGEVYQRPCGWLRIALKVWDKYPDGNAWLGERGYSTTTHSKHGEWPVSYHGTSKKGAQGIIVATYEPGPGQKYGRGIYSTPYMANAIDYSKTFTSKKTGKKYQVVLQNRNNPVYREKHNKGRYWLVPVPKGLTQTEEQELVEKAIRPYAVLIKQL